In one window of Drosophila ananassae strain 14024-0371.13 chromosome XR, ASM1763931v2, whole genome shotgun sequence DNA:
- the LOC6501904 gene encoding protein unzipped isoform X2, whose translation MQFPVHRVLLSMALLSVSLSLTAAAPAPQQQALSEIESFQDASEAELNPLNGERRRRAGGKDLSDAAEIGEDASLELPGELLNKSFQTVTNISKAISRLMLNSARRYSRFVLFFKPVFGDALVVKGSEDPTTTTTTTTTTTTTTPRTTSTTTEADKVNEI comes from the exons ATGCAGTTCCCCGTGCACCGAGTGTTGCTGTCGATGGCCCTGTTATCGGTGTCGCTGTCGCTGACGGCCGCCGCCCCCGCGCCCCAGCAGCAGGCGCTGTCGGAAATCGAGAGCTTCCAGGACGCCAGCGAAGCGGAGCTGAATCCCCTGAACGGCGAG AGGCGGCGCCGTGCGGGGGGCAAGGACTTGAGCGACGCGGCGGAGATCGGCGAGGACGCCTCCTTGGAGCTTCCTGGCGAGCTGCTGAACAAGTCCTTCCAGACGGTCACCAACATATCGAAGGCCATATCCCGTCTGATGCTA AACTCCGCTCGCCGCTATTCCCGGTTCGTGCTCTTCTTCAAGCCCGTTTTCGGGGACGCCCTGGTTGTGAAAGGCTCCGAAGACcccaccactaccaccaccactaccaccaccactaccaccaccacTCCCAGGaccacctccaccaccaccgaaGCGGACAAGGTCAACGAAATCTAA
- the LOC6501904 gene encoding uncharacterized protein LOC6501904 isoform X1, whose protein sequence is MQFPVHRVLLSMALLSVSLSLTAAAPAPQQQALSEIESFQDASEAELNPLNGEEVLGDQERTKRKLPDATFEAKNAVLGFVFGKIDNFLDTKTRVIEQLDRANIEKNKQWDIKSPVPIKDFQTLITAVVSPKIRSIGNIANDLTTGVLTTITAFSGSSSGNGNPNAGLGNVVSKFLSFSGPILQGSSGGVNGIAGVTTPAPDSDEAGY, encoded by the exons ATGCAGTTCCCCGTGCACCGAGTGTTGCTGTCGATGGCCCTGTTATCGGTGTCGCTGTCGCTGACGGCCGCCGCCCCCGCGCCCCAGCAGCAGGCGCTGTCGGAAATCGAGAGCTTCCAGGACGCCAGCGAAGCGGAGCTGAATCCCCTGAACGGCGAG GAGGTGTTGGGCGACCAAGAGCGAACCAAACGGAAGCTGCCCGACGCCACATTCGAGGCCAAAAACGCCGTCCTAGGCTTTGTCTTCGGC AAGATCGACAACTTCCTGGACACCAAGACCCGGGTGATCGAGCAACTGGACCGCGCCAACATTGAGAAGAACAAGCAGTGGGACATCAAGTCGCCGGTGCCCATCAAGGACTTCCAGACCCTGATCACCGCCGTCGTCTCGCCCAAGATCCGCTCGATCGGAAACATCGCCAACGACCTGACCACCGGAGTCCTGACCACCATCACCGCCTTCAGCGGCTCGTCCTCCGGCAACGGCAACCCGAACGCCGGCCTGGGCAACGTGGTGTCCAAGTTCCTCAGCTTCTCTGGCCCCATCCTGCAGGGCTCCTCCGGCGGAGTGAACGGCATCGCCGGAGTGACGACACCGGCCCCAGACTCCGACGAGGCAGGCTACTAA
- the LOC6501921 gene encoding fibrinogen-like protein A, which produces MSQMVQLDALVMAMACLSTTPVNLGGGLVVPPSLENVTSSSCPADSVSALTTRIQSLAREIDEFKQKIGGLQEQLVDLRRLGASPSVALSASTPNLLGSRFLSLEPQLLGEGGAVVAGGGVPATPANCVKQQHGVTRIRPRANVEPFFVFCDQKERGGGWTVVVNRKDGTEDFNRNWGDYKIGFGQLTTEFFIGLEKLHQITSSDNYELLVQLQNRKQELRYAHYDHFSIGSESEQYRLNVLGKYQGDAADALRQHTGKKFSTQDRDNDESESNCAAAQSGAFWYGASCNLSNPFGLYQRLLERDVDGFKGILWRGFLDGPKGSLKFVRMLVRPRSGS; this is translated from the exons ATGTCGCAGATGGTGCAGCTGGACGCCCTGGTGATGGCCATGGCCTGCCTCTCCACCACGCCAGTGAACCTGGGTGGCGGCCTGGTAGTGCCTCCTTCGCTGGAAAACGTG ACCTCCAGTAGCTGCCCTGCCGATTCCGTCAGCGCCCTGACGACCCGCATCCAGTCCTTGGCCAGAGAGATCGACGAGTTCAAGCAGAAGATCGGCGGCCTCCAGGAGCAGCTAGTGGACCTGCGGAGACTGGGAGCCTCCCCGTCGGTGGCCCTCTCAGCGAGCACGCCCAACCTTTTGGGCTCCCGATT CTTGAGCCTCGAGCCGCAGCTCCTGGGCGAAGGAGGAGCAGTGGTCGCCGGGGGTGGGGTACCTGCCACGCCGGCGAACTGCGTGAAGCAGCAGCATGGAGTAACCCGTATCCGACCTCGCGCCAACGTGGAGCCCTTCTTCGTCTTCTGCGACCAGAAGGAGCGGGGTGGGGGCTGGACGGTGGTGGTGAACCGGAAAGACGGCACCGAGGACTTCAACCGAAACTGGGGCGACTACAAGATCGGCTTCGGCCAGCTCACCACCGAGTTCTTCATCGGCTTGGAAAAGCTCCACCAGATCACCAGCAGCGACAACTACGAGCTCCTCGTGCAGCTCCAGAACAGGAAACAGGAGCTGCGCTACGCCCACTACGATCACTTCAGCATCGGCAGCGAGTCGGAGCAGTACAGGTTGAATGTCCTGGGCAAGTACCAGGGCGACGCCGCCGATGCCCTGCGCCAGCACACTGGAAAAAAGTTCAGCACTCAGGACCGGGACAATGACGAGAGCGAGTCGAACTGCGCGGCGGCCCAATCGGGGGCCTTCTGGTACGGCGCCAGCTGCAATCTCAG CAACCCGTTCGGGCTGTACCAGCGTCTTTTGGAGCGGGACGTCGACGGCTTTAAGGGCATCCTGTGGAGGGGATTCCTGGACGGACCCAAGGGCTCCCTGAAGTTTGTCCGAATGCTGGTGCGTCCCCGCAGTGGGTCATGA
- the LOC6501905 gene encoding microfibril-associated glycoprotein 4, which yields MALEAIVTALACLSASPNSSESSHHSMIMKNSVEPMALDSCPGSTLGALALRIQFMTDELQSLRTELNELQQLIDEYKRRAQEAPLGTRILQPSSPLILNTVPDKTPKNCFGQSHGQVRIRIGHNKEPFFVSCDQKIRYGNGEGGWLVVAYRFDGSEEFNRDWQNYKAGFGVLNGEFFIGLDKLHRLTNGEEQELLVVMRNKNREERFAIYDHFSIGSEAEKYLLYVLGAYSGDAGDSLRYHAGKKFTTYDQDNDDNGQNCARTHAGAWWYGRECFESNLFGTFQTKYGAEIDYFKGILWKTFLPGPKGSLAYVRMLIRPRKKP from the exons ATGGCGCTGGAGGCGATTGTCACGGCCCTGGCCTGCCTCAGCGCCTCCCCAAATTCGTCGGAGAGCAGCCACCATTCCATGATAATGAAGAACTCCGTGGAGCCAATGGCTTTA GATAGCTGTCCTGGGAGCACCTTGGGAGCTTTGGCTCTTCG GATTCAGTTTATGACGGATGAGCTGCAGTCACTCAGAACGGAACTCAACGAACTGCAGCAGTTGATCGACGAATACAAAAGACGCGCCCAAGAAGCTCCTCTCGGAACCAGAAT CCTGCAACCTTCCTCGCCTTTGATACTCAACACCGTGCCGGACAAAACGCCGAAGAACTGCTTCGGCCAAAGCCACGGACAGGTTCGGATACGAATCGGCCACAACAAGGAACCCTTCTTCGTCAGCTGCGACCAAAAAATTCGCTACGGAAACGGGGAAGGAGGCTGGCTGGTGGTGGCCTACAGGTTCGACGGCAGCGAGGAATTTAACCGCGACTGGCAGAACTACAAAGCCGGCTTCGGGGTCCTCAACGGGGAGTTCTTCATCGGCCTTGACAAGCTCCATAGGCTGACGAACGGCGAAGAGCAGGAGTTGCTGGTGGTGATGCGGAACAAGAACAGGGAGGAGCGGTTCGCCATCTACGACCACTTCAGCATCGGCAGCGAGGCAGAGAAGTACCTGCTCTACGTTCTGGGAGCCTACAGCGGCGACGCTGGCGACTCGCTGCGCTACCACGCCGGCAAGAAGTTTACCACCTACGACCAGGACAACGACGACAACGGGCAGAACTGCGCCAGAACCCACGCGGGAGCCTGGTGGTACGGCCGCGAGTGCTTCGAAAG CAACCTCTTCGGGACCTTCCAGACCAAGTACGGGGCAGAGATCGACTACTTCAAGGGCATCCTGTGGAAGACCTTCCTGCCAGGACCCAAGGGCTCCCTAGCCTACGTCCGGATGCTGATTCGACCCCGCAAGAAGCCCTGA